The Calonectris borealis chromosome 6, bCalBor7.hap1.2, whole genome shotgun sequence genome contains the following window.
CACTGCCTGTCCCCAGACATTATCAGCATTATTTGTAtgatataaaaaaagaattttcaataCACAGTACTGCAAGTtatgaaataaaacatctttGAATTCACATCTTTTATGCTACAGGATGAGCCCCTACCTCACAGTTACTTATTTTGCTGATACGTATATGGAGAATGGTCACTGGACGTCTCTACTGTAACCTGTTGTTGACCACTGGCTTCCTGCAAATAAAACGGAAGAGAAGACATGAGACACAAAATCAGGCACCATTATCTGCAATCTGTATTTCCATGCGACTCATGCAATTAACAGTCTTCAAATCTGAAGTCTTTCTAACATTTCTCAAGTGGGGTATTCCAAATTTGATGTGTTAACTTTGCACTGATTTACATTTCAGcaaatagagaaataaaatgatCATGCAAACCTTGTATTTTCCCAGCTGCTttgatgataattaaaaaaaacctctgacagaaataaatacataaagggAGCAAATAACTGCTAGTATATTTTCTATCTGCAAATGCAAAAGAGCattctgcccctctccttttGAGGGGCGGCAAGAAGAATGAGATCTACTTACCACATGTACAAACACTATCACTTTGAGTACCGTGGTGTGATTGGCACTAAGCAATACAAAGAATTGTAGTTGGGACTTTGCtcacagagccccagaaacaggGGAATTAATTCAGCTGACAGTCCTCTGGCAGACAGTGCAATCAGCTAATTACCAAAAGTCCTTCTCCGACCCACAAGGGCAGATGCATAAACTGAACCGAACAAGTTTTGGACTTTCTGGACAAATagactttgaaatgaaatgtttcttcttGCAGGCTCTGGAAAAGACTGTCTAGCACTCATTCTGAATACAAGAGCTGCAGCATACCTTGTCTAGCTCTTCTGTTAAAGGAGTACTGACCTATGAAAGGGTGAACGTTAAGTCAAAATAGGAGACAAACGATTGTCTACCATTTAGTTATGCTCTTCAGCTGGACTTGCAGAGGGGTTTATTAGGCAAATATGCACAGTATCCTGAGATGCAAGGGTACAATCGGGATTCTTTGTAAAAAGTTACAATCATGGTCTGTTAGCAGAGAAGTTTGCTCACAGGAAAACGAAATGAAAGATCAAAACTACAATATACCCCCTGGCTTGTTCCTATTGGAAGTTAGGTTTCACAAAACCTAACCTGCTCCAAGTACTGTACTGCCACAAGTACAGGTCATTCTGTGTTATAATACTGGTTATATTAGTTGAGAATAATGACACTTTACAGTTTTAATATACATTGTATTCAGAGTACGTTCACAGTTACAATGTTAGGCTTTAAACGGTAGTtttcctagcaaaaaaaaaaatgtaatatcatATTCTTTTATAAAATATACTGACCTCAACAGGAACCGCTGCTGTCTGGACATGTGTATATTGGGGTATGTAGGCTCCTTGCATAGCTGTTGTGGCTGGCATGTACTAGAAAGACAGACAGTCCATTAAGCTGAGTTAAAGCCCAGTGTAAATTTAAGTGTATTCAAAATACCTATCATGATATTGTTTAATAGATATTGACTGTTGCCCTAAAGCAATATACATGAGAGAAAGACTTTTGTGTCTGAAATCAATAGGCTTTTCAGAAAAGTGAGATACCTGTTTTGAGAAAACTCAAATTTAGACTTCAAAGACTAGGTAAAGGacttttcctcctctgttaaTCCCTaccatcatcttttctttttttaattctatctGCTCAGAAAAGAAGGGTTTTTCATTTTAGAAGCTAGTCTGCATCTCTTCTTCTGGTTTACTTTCTGTTCCACGCTTTATATTACTTTCTGCTACTCTGATCTCCTGAAGagtaaaaacaattattttttctttttcgaTACAACTCTGGAGTTACCACCTGGGTTCCCTTCATTTGCTTTGGTTCCCTTCATTTGCTGGGttcccttcatttttatttactcatttcCAATTTCTGATCCGCTAATAGACTGGATAAAAACTGCTGAATATGATTTAAAAATTGAGATAgttcttaatattttattgaataaaAGACTACTTAAAGGATTACTTTTTTTTACATGCAAGCTGCACATGCACACTGTGATCTACACACAGTATCTTCACTTGTGTAAGTTCTATTTTGTATTAAATTGCTACGTACTGTTCCAGTACTGCCTAATGAAAGATGACTCATCTGCTGTGTCAGAGGGCTTATCATCGATGCGGGCTGTAGTGACATGGTGTGGTCCATGGAGGGAGTCAGCACAGCACCCtgttaaaacacagaaagaaagaaatggttgCGGCAACACTtggattttaattacatttttgattTGAGAGTCTAAGTATGGGCTGTCCTTCCGAGGGGATATACTACAAGAAGTCTCCTTAATCCCAGGCACTGACTCAGGAAGCAGGTCTGGGACATTCTCAATATTCTACTCCAGCAGATGCATTTTGCACAGCTTGGTAATGGGGTAAGAACTGCATTGACTTCCTATTGAACATGCAACTGATGTACAATGCACTTGAGACACCTGCTGAAAACACTTTGTAAAATATGAGTTTAACCAGATGCTACCTTTAAAGCAAAAATCTGCACACGTTACTAGGTGTAGATTCACTTAGCTTAAGCTTTGGAATTTCAGGTTTTAGGAAGAAACTTTCATCTTTAGGAATGGAGGCTTTGGAGGAACATTTGTGTTAGGAGAATTCTACTCGTCACATGCGATGTTCACACAGAAGACAGCTGCCCTACTTAATGGCTGGTTTCGTTAGCACACACATCTTAGAAGAGTGGGTTAGCAATGCTGATTCTTTGTCTAAATACTAGCTACTGTGATGACCTTTCTATCACTCCTGTACCATTTTGTTAACTTCATAAAAAGTGTACGTCGAATTTTTAAACACTTGAGATTGCTAAATACGGAGGGCACACTTGTAATGTTTTCAGAGTAATCTGAAATGGAGGGTTATCAACAAATTTCATTTTACCAATCATGTTCTacaaaaacacatttccaaatacTTTGTATGACTTAGGCTTGCAGAAGTGTTGAAAATTGATTAAAATTGATGGAGGCTCCAAACTAACAGAAATAATTGCAGTGTACTGAAAGCCAGTATTTTGAATCAATAACtaatccttaaaaagaaaaaaaagaaaagaaaaaaaaccatagagAGTATACTTGGAAAAACAACCATGTGATCAGTGTAGATGAAATGAGTCACAGGCACATCAAACGCTAAAAGAATTTCCTGTCTGTAGACTGCAGGCTTCTCTGCAAAGCAAATGAGCAAGACAGCACCAGTCTTTGCACAGGCCAAAACTGAACTTAAGTCAGGAATTGAGAGCTTTATTTTCAACTGGGAAATCTCATCTTGTATATCTATGAAACTAATACCTTAGAACATTGTAACATACCAACTTGTGTCTTTCACAGCATGATTTGCAAGATGTTTTTTTATGAAAATCCGTGTTGATAGAGAGAAAAGTTAAAAACAGTCGTGTGCCTGTGTGTTTAACATCAAAAACCACAAATACAACAACAATTAAGTGTGTGAGAGGGTGGTCTGGTTCAGTATCACCTTCTCTGCAtgcacaagaagaaaatattctgcaagAAGATTTACATTCTATAATCTGCATGGAGAGGTTAATTAAAGTCAAGACAATATCCTTTCTATATCTAGAAACAGACTTGTTTGTTAACTACAGGAGTGCATATATTAAAGCGCCTGTTATTATTTGTAATGCTCATCTCAAGAAACCTAATAAGTCTCAGATATAATGGTACTTAATTGGCCAATGACATAGATAAGAAGCAAAATATCATGGGAGAGTATAGATTAGAATGCCTGACAGTCTGGTACAGATGCCACAGCCAAAAGTGTAGGGAGACTAGCATTACTCATGGGCGGTGAAGCCAGAACAAGCTATGCAGGTTTTCTCAAGTGAGTGCCCATCATGTCATTTATTTCACTACATCCATCTGTCTTTCACAAATGATCCAGTCTGAACTATTCAGACCCATTCTAAAACCTTGGGTCTTTGATTCCAGCTCCTGATAGGTAAACAGTATGTAAAACATTGGTATTTGCAAAGTGCTTttcatttaagttaaaaaaaaaaaaaaaagaaaaagaaaaaaagaaaaaggttccTCAGGATGCTGACTTGGTAACTCTAATTGTCCTCATCACCTCGATACCCTGAaggcagctttcttttttcctaataaaatgaGGCCCCAATTCAGGTTactatctttgtttcttttttcattttgatccATGATTTAATCATGATGTAATTGTCAAAACACTGGAAGTAATTGGGCAGGAATTGACCTATTTCCTGTTGTTTAAAGTATGTAAAGTGTTTATACAATCAGTAACACAACAACGGAGAAGCATAAAAACTTACTGGGTGCTGCATTATATATGGTTGAGGCTGCATCCAAGAAGGACTCTGAACCTAgaacaaaatcagtattttattttttgttttagacaTTCTTTTCCTGAACACTCCAACTGAGATATAGTAATAATTTAATAAATCATGTTAACAAGCCCCCTCCCTCATTTATTCACTTTTTAATGCTATTAGTCACTCTGTGGAACAACACTGATTTCTATGAAAAGTGTATTTATTGTACCTGTAAATCAGAAACAAGATCTGGAGACAATATACCACATAGACCTTTCAGAACAGTATACTATGTTTTTAGTGCAGGTCTCAAAAACTTTATCAAGTACACTGAAAGGGTTCAAATAGATGCATGAGAGATTTCTGCTGTGTTGAAAAAGGAGGCACCCTCTGTCTTTGAAATTCCTTTGGGGAAAAGTAATTGGGATCTCAGAAGGTATAGCATCATTTGCCTTCTAGTGTGATcggaataaaataaattattggattttcacaagggaaaaagaaaccaggaaTTCTGCTGGAATCTTATTCCAGGAACAAGGAGAAGATTTATGGAGAATTGTTCTTCTCCAAGACACTGTGGTATGTTGTTCCCAAAGCACAGGAAGAGGAGAAGGTTGACGAGCATTCCTGctcttgtgttgtggtttaagccaccaggcagccaaacaccacacagccactcgctctccccacccccaccccccccgcagtgggatgggggagaatcggaaaaaaaagtaaaatttgtggattgatataaagacagtttaatagaacagaaaaggaagggaaaataataataataataataataataataataataataataataataataatgatagaatagacaaaatgagtgatgcacaatgcaattgctcaccactcgccgaacaatgcccaaaacagcgatcactacttcctggacctcgcctcttatttatacactgagcatgatgtcatacggtgtGGAACACCCCgtcggccagctgggccagctgtccccgccatgctccctcccagcctcttgtgcacttggcagagcatgggaagctgaaaagtccttgactagcagggtacttagcaacaacggaaaacaccagtgtgttatcaacattcttctcacactaaatccaaaacacagcactaggaagaaatttaactctatcccagccaaaaccaggacatcttgCAACTAGCATGTTTTCTCTCCAAAAACACTGACTACCCAAATACTTAAATTGAGGTAGGATGCCgtgttgggtttgcgtggcaaggttttggaagcgggggggctacagggatggcttctgtgagaagctgccagaaacttcccccatgtccgatgagccaatgccagccggctggccaaggccgagcccatcagcgatggtgttagtgcctctgggataacatatttaagaagggggaaaaaaactgctgcgcaacagcaacgGGAGCCAGAgaggggagtgagaatatgtgagagaaacaactctgcagacaccaaggtcagtgaagaaggaggggcaggaggtgctccaggcaccagagcagagattcccctgcagcccatggtgaagaccatggtgagcccatggaggttaacagtggagcagatatccagctgcagcccatggaggaccccacaccagagcagatggatgctcgaaggaggctgtgaccctgtgagAAGCCTGCgctgcagcaggctcctggcaggacctgtggacccgtggagagaggagcccacgctggagcagatttggtggcaggacttgtgacaccgtgggggacccacgctggagcagtctgttcctgaaggactgcaccccgtggaagggacccacgctggagcagttcatgaagaactgcagcccgtaggaaggacccacactggagaagttcatggaggaccgtctcctgtgggagggaccccacgctggagcaggggaagagtatgaagagtcctccccctgaggaggaaggagcagcagagacaacgtgtaatgaactgaccgcaaccccattccctgtcccccgcGCCGCTGCGGGGAAGGAGGTAGAGGAAattgggagtaaagttgagcctggaaagaagggaggggtgggcgGGAAGGtcttttaagatttagtttttattttctcttatcttactctgattttgattggtaataactTAAACCaattccccaagttgagtctgttttgcccatgacggtaattggtgagtgatctctccccgtccttatctcaacccacgagcctttcgttatattttctctcccctgtccagctgaggaggggagtgatagagcggcttggtgggcacctggcgtccagccggGGACAACCCACCACAGATGCCTAACTTTGCATGACAATGTAAGTTAAAAAGATTAAGAGGTAAACTAATAGGTTATATGGTTATCTTAGTTAAAAAGAGCTGCTTGCAACAGCTGCAAGCTGCAAGAAATATTAAAGATAAGAATGGAAATGTTTCCTCTCCACCTCCTGCAGATGTGTAGGATAAGGCAGGATTCTGACCTGCAGAACTGACTCACCACTGCTGCCGGACATTTAAAGCCCCTTAAACGCCTCTACCATCATTCCCAGAGTCCTGTGAACAGGACAGGTAGACAGACAGTCTTGAAAAAAATCGAGGTGAGGTATTTTCTGCAAGACGGAAATATTTCATCCCTCCTTTTGGTACTGACTTTCAAAtcagggtaattttttttttctttttcaatcagaaaaagagcaaacaggagttcaaaaatggaaaacacttGAACCCTCCCTTTCCTCAGGCAAAAACTTAATGGCAAAAATACTGGTACAGCCTGACTAAAGCTTTGGCTAATCTACTCAAACTATGATAGTAACTGGCTTAGTACTGTCATTTGGGTATACAGGAGTTGCAGAAACAAACACTAGCCAAAACTTTATTAAATTTGTTTACCTTTAATAAGAATAAATCTAGGAACAGGTTATACCATGcctcaaagaaaaaataaataaatcatgctCTTGTGATACGTCCTGTTCTGTAGATGACAGAATGCTGCAGGTTTCAGTGAGAAAGGATCAGTAATGAAGATGTGACTAATACTCAAATTGTGAAACTCTTCTGGCCAAGAACCTCCTTCCTCCCCAATACAGAACttcaatttaattttcagttcctATTACTGTGGCACTTTAAGCATAATGATGTTAATAACTCCATCCACAATAATTTAAGCTCCATGCCATGTATATTGAAATACTGGTAACAACATTTCTGGAAACATTCAGTATTGTGGTCTGCCTATCTCCATAAGCCCAGAAAAGTGATACTATATTCCTAAGAAGTATATTTCCATACAAACTTCCAACTTTTATTTGGATTCTGAGTATCTGAGAGTCTTATattgtaaataatttattttttaataaagaatagCAGCTAATTCTACTGGACTGTTTTTCTGGGTAAGAACTTGCTGTAATTTTTGAGGTATTGCTGTACACAGCAGAATGGTtcaatatactgaaaaatacagtacTAGCACTGCCTGCTAAGAGCAAACATTGTGTTGCATAAGTCACCtcagaaattaatataaaattaatccaGCTGCCCTTTACCCCAGAGTACACTGTTTTACCTTCTACATAACGCTTTGCTTGCACAAGAAGGCACTAGACCTCCAAACTAGTATTAGACAATTCTTCCTCATTCTTCTCACCTGGAATGGGAGGGTACGTGGAAATTTTTGCCCAGGAATACTAACCAAATGGCCCACAGTGCCTCTGTTAGCCTTCTGTATGCCTTCTACATAGCTTCTACATAGCCTTCCATATGCCTTCTACATAGCCTTCCATATTCATTTGCACCCATAGTAAGCTAGAAAACTCAGCACATCTCTCTCACTAAAAAGCAAACAGCCTCTTCTGCTACCTCTGACATATAGAGGTAAGAATTTTCCAAATTTAATTGGTTTTGGTTATTTACGGCCTGAATCACTGATGTTTACTTCATCTATGCGTTAAACAGTAAAATGCCAAAATAGCTGATTATTTAGCTTACGCTGGGATAGTTGGCGTGTCTCAAGTAGTAATTACAAAGCATACATCCGAGACTGCCATACTCGTTGCATTAAATGCAAGTTGTTTATAAATGGAAATGTACGATGCCCTAAAATTGAGCATTCCTAAGAGATTTATATCAAAGTACAAAAACTGTTCCAGATCATTTCTCCACATATTGAATTGTTTGTCAATATCCCTTAGTGGGGACTCATGATGACACCTATGAAAATTCCTTTTCAGGAAGCTGTGGACTGggctctaagaaaaaaaatgtgcgtaattaatgttttattttattgttcaaAATAAAGTAACTTTTTGTTTAGAAACACAGTTCTAGACTATTAAATGCTTTACTCCTAATATGAAAACACTAAATTTGAGTGCTAATGAAACTTGAACTCTGAACTCTTTTTCAAATTTCCTTCTCTAACGTCAAGCAAGTTTCTGTAGCCTTCTTAGTACAACTACATAACACATtattgttgggcttttttttttttttttttgcactgaaacaACCTGGAGAAAAGTTCAAAAAGCACggagaaatatctttgaaataGAATTTAACTAAATCAAGAAGGTTTTGaataaagaataattattttaaagatatattatCGACATTAAAAGAACTTGaccacaagaaaatgaaaaatcttacATGAAATGCAGAAGTGGCTACAAATACCTTACCCATCAGCACAAGTTAGAGACTTTGTTTTGCAAGACACCATGTGTCTCATTAAATTGCTGTGCTTCctgaaacaaacacatttctaGTTTTTAAGGCCTTCATATTCACGCTATACAGCATGAAGAGGCCACTTCATTAAAATGAAGCATTGTTGGAGAATTCATAAAACCAGATGTAGCAACCGATAAACAAACATAAGCTCCGATGAACCATTTTAGCTACTAAGTTCTAAATACAAACCTGGTATGTGGAAACCGGAGAAGCAATATATGGCGTAATAGATGTCTGAGTGATCATTCTGTTTGCTGTAATACTGTAGGGTGATGGATAAAATctagaaaatgcagaaatatttattaaatgccAGTTCTGTGCATCTTTCATAacgcaaaatttttttttcttagtgtgcTGTTATTTAACATACCCATTTTGTAAAGCAGCCGTGGTTGGATCATACGTGAGTGTCAttccagcctttaaaaaaaaaaaaaagtggaaagaaagagTTGACAAAATTCATTTTGATTGTAAATTGTTTCTCTTACTCTTTCTTTAGttgtattatttttaactgaaaatttgTATTGAAATAGTTTATTACTATAAGTTAGGGAAAGGTTAATTTACGGAAGTAATTATATAGTGAAGAGAGTCAGCGATATTGGCTATGAATGCAAGTATTCAAGTTcccagcatgaggaacaaaatgCAATCTATGAAATACCCGACTAAGAGAACATGTGTGTGTTTGAGAGGCAGGATATGAAGATGATTATGTCAGGGTGTTGCCTACAATACATTAACTATAAAAATGAATGGGGAGTGCTGTTTTTCAGAAGACACATTTGAATTTTCTTGTCTCATATAAATGAGGTGTCTAGGCTTGCTAACCACAGTAAGCCTATGAAACTATTATCTTGaacattaaagattaaaaaagctGTGACTAAAAAGAATTAATGCTGCACTGCATTGGTATACTATTTTAATCTTATGAAAGTGATGTGCATTTCAGTGCTGCATAAATCAAGGGATTATTTACTACATGTAAATGAAGTTATGTTTCAGGTAGTTTTATAATATGAGAAATATCTCAGGCATATTCCTGACCAAGTTGAAGGAGATTTTATTGTTCACTTTAATGAGGCAGGATTCAATGCTTTgcatgttgcctttttttcctcttaagaaagACACAGTTAAGTATTTTATAGAGTTGCAAACTGTCAGGTAAGAGTTGcttgcacatttttaatatgcCAAAGAGCCAAGCCAAGAAGTCTCAATGCCTATCATTTTCATAAGTATTCATTATTTTACACCCACACTAAAGCTCGAAGGGAGGACTTACAAGTCTCACCTCGCCTTCTCTGTGCCATGCTCTTCCATTCTGTATATATTTATTCtgattctgtctctttttctgtcCTCCATCGGCGAACTTGCACAATAAAGGTTCTGCAGGaactgagaagaaagaaggaatattAGTTGAAGTAGCATTCATACACAGGTGTTCAGCGCTCCAAATGAGGTATGGTTTTTAAGTTACATTCCCAATATGACAGTTAAATAACACGGACTCATACTATAGCATCAACGATTGTTCTGCATAGCACAAAGATAGCTGCCACACACAAACAGGGCATCTGGAGTGCCTTATATCTTTGATTTTAAACTACTGCTCTTAAACTACTGCTTTAAAACCTGTTGGAAAGAAACATGGTCTGTATATCCTGAGTATGTGTCTGTTGGTCTGGGGATGAATGAGAACTGCCATCTAATTCCTGAGCTTTGCCTCTTAGAAGGGACATCTAAGGAGACTGGAGAATAAATCTGGCCAAAGGCTTTTAATATATTCCCGCCACCCCCCTTGAAGGTTTCGGTAATGTCCCAAAACTTAAACTGCTCTGCTCATCCAGAACAGCCAGAAGAGCTGGCACAGTACCTCCACTTACTCTAACTGGCAGGGTGGAGTGGGCACCTTTATCTCTTGCCACCTTGCACTGAAAAAACGCCACAACTGCCCATTCCCTTTCTATCTCTGCTCTACAAAGAGCACACAATACAACCAGCAattcttaaagatttttcttttatcttgttttttgCATATTGTCATGAGAGGGTATcgctatacttttttttcttaatttatttttttgcataaaataatcCTGACCATGACTTCGATTTCTAATGTCAAAATTcaagcaatgaaaaagaaaagtttgcatAGTATTCTTTCCCTATTACTAGCTTAAACTGTAATAGTTTCTGAGTATCTATGgctgaagcacagctctgctACATCACACCACACCCTCCCTAATCACAGGGTGGAAGCACTGTTATGACTTGGATGTGAACAGTTCTCTGCCAATAATTCCTGACACATGAGCTGTCTAAGCTTTACCATGACACTCCTCCAGTCGTTCACTGTTTGGAAACACCTGCATGAGACACGGCTGGATCTGAAAACATGCAAGTTTCCAAATGTAGAGTAAACACATGGGGTGGGAGGGCCACCcgcaaaaaaccaaccccaagaaaaaaatgtagcataTCTATATCATGCAACAAAATCTATTCGTATAACCATGGCCAGTGCTGATGCGCTCTTCACTCTGTCTGCATTTACAAAGGTATTGAAAACCTCAAGAGACTTATAACCTGTCAAAGAGCCTGACTTTTAAACCATTGGCACAAAACTAACACTAATGGCCAAGTCACCCCTGGCTTTGGATGGCATACCTAAAACACTAGCTCTGGTTCTACTGGGAAAATATCCTCTTCCTACATGATACATTTTTTGACAGTCTTCTCTATAAAAGATGGATGGACTGGGACACAGAACTGGAGATGAGACAGGGAACCACATACCAACACTGACCACACATCCATCGGAGACTTGTACCTCTCCTACCCCTGCGCTGTTATTCAGCAGTCAAATAAGTTTAATATCAGAGAGTCACTTTAGTACTAAACATGAcaactgaattaattttaaattatttatcttacagaaaatggtaattaaaatcctataattataaaataaacctGGGAAAGGTTAGGCTAATGACACTGGAAAAAGTATTGGAGACGTATGGACAGTGGAGGAAATGCACA
Protein-coding sequences here:
- the RBMS1 gene encoding RNA-binding motif, single-stranded-interacting protein 1 isoform X4; the protein is MAPPSPSTTSSNNNSSSSSNSGWDQLSKTNLYIRALPPNTTDQDLVKLCQPYGKIVSTKAILDKTTNKCKGYGFVDFDSPAAAQKAVSALKASGVQAQMAKQQEQDPTNLYISNLPLSMDEQELENMLKPFGQVISTRILRDSSGTSRGVGFARMESTEKCEAVIAHFNGKFIKTPAGVSVPAEPLLCKFADGGQKKRQNQNKYIQNGRAWHREGEVRLAGMTLTYDPTTAALQNGFYPSPYSITANRMITQTSITPYIASPVSTYQVQSPSWMQPQPYIMQHPGAVLTPSMDHTMSLQPASMISPLTQQMSHLSLGSTGTYMPATTAMQGAYIPQYTHVQTAAVPVEEASGQQQVTVETSSDHSPYTYQQNK